A genomic stretch from Actinomadura rubteroloni includes:
- the cobM gene encoding precorrin-4 C(11)-methyltransferase, translated as MTVHFIGAGPGAADLMTLRGRDLIAASPVCLYAGSLVPPEVLTWCPADARLIDTASMVLDDIVAAMAAAHAEGHDVARLHSGDPSVFSAMAEQMRRLDALGIPYRVTPGVPAFAAAAAALNHELTVPAVGQTVILTRTSARATPMPPGEDLATLGRSRATIVLHLAVQRIEQVVAELLPNYGADCPVAVVANASRPDETVLRGTLTTIAAQVESAGIRRTAVIIVGRTLTAASFPDSHLYSKSRPR; from the coding sequence ATGACGGTCCACTTCATCGGCGCCGGCCCCGGCGCGGCCGACCTCATGACGCTGCGCGGGCGCGACCTCATCGCGGCCAGCCCGGTGTGCCTGTACGCGGGGAGTCTCGTCCCGCCCGAGGTCCTGACCTGGTGCCCGGCCGACGCGCGGCTGATCGACACCGCGTCGATGGTGCTGGACGACATCGTCGCCGCGATGGCCGCCGCGCACGCCGAGGGCCACGACGTCGCGCGCCTGCACTCGGGCGACCCGTCGGTGTTCAGCGCGATGGCCGAGCAGATGCGCCGGCTGGACGCGCTCGGCATCCCCTACCGCGTCACGCCGGGCGTCCCGGCGTTCGCGGCGGCGGCTGCGGCGCTGAACCACGAGCTGACCGTCCCGGCCGTCGGCCAGACCGTGATCCTCACCCGGACGTCCGCCCGCGCGACCCCGATGCCGCCCGGCGAGGACCTGGCGACCCTCGGCCGCAGCCGCGCGACGATCGTGCTGCACCTGGCCGTCCAGCGCATCGAGCAGGTCGTCGCCGAACTGCTCCCGAACTACGGCGCGGACTGCCCGGTCGCCGTCGTGGCGAACGCGAGCCGCCCCGACGAGACCGTCCTGCGCGGCACCCTGACCACCATCGCCGCACAAGTCGAATCCGCCGGCATCCGCCGCACGGCCGTGATCATCGTCGGGCGGACGCTGACCGCCGCGTCGTTCCCCGACAGCCACCTGTACTCCAAGTCCCGCCCCCGCTGA
- the cbiE gene encoding precorrin-6y C5,15-methyltransferase (decarboxylating) subunit CbiE gives MSEVVVVGIGADGWSGLPDPSREALRTAEVVVGGARQLGLLPAEVTAERVAWPSPLVPAVPRVLAAHAGRRLAVLASGDPTHYGIATTLARFAPLRVLPHPSSVALACARLGWAQEDTAVVSAVGRPLETLHALLAPGRRILVLSAGAETPVAVLALLDERGFADAEVTVLERLGAPDERVGPWHYAVDPLNVVAIECRTGPALPLVPGLPDDAYAHDGQLTKREVRAITLARLGPLPGELLWDVGGGAGSIAIEWMRTHPSCRAVAIERDPVRAERLAANARALGVPALRVVTGTAPAALRGLPAPDAVFVGGGVTAPALIDTCRTALRPGGRLVVNAVTVESEAVLARARADHGGDLTRIDIARAAPVGAFTGWRPAMPVTQWTVTR, from the coding sequence GTGTCTGAGGTCGTCGTCGTGGGGATCGGCGCGGACGGCTGGTCCGGTCTGCCCGATCCGTCCCGCGAAGCGCTGCGCACGGCCGAGGTCGTGGTGGGCGGTGCGCGCCAGCTCGGGCTGCTGCCGGCGGAGGTGACGGCCGAGCGGGTGGCGTGGCCGTCGCCGCTCGTCCCTGCGGTGCCGCGCGTGCTGGCCGCGCACGCCGGACGGCGGCTGGCGGTGCTGGCCAGCGGCGATCCGACGCACTACGGCATCGCGACGACGCTCGCCCGGTTCGCCCCGTTGCGCGTGTTGCCCCATCCGTCGTCGGTGGCGCTGGCGTGCGCGCGGCTCGGCTGGGCGCAGGAGGACACGGCCGTGGTGAGCGCGGTCGGGCGTCCGCTGGAGACGCTGCACGCGCTGCTCGCGCCGGGCCGCCGGATCCTCGTCCTGAGCGCGGGGGCCGAGACGCCCGTCGCCGTCCTGGCCCTGCTGGACGAGCGGGGCTTCGCCGACGCCGAGGTGACGGTTCTCGAACGTCTCGGCGCCCCCGACGAGCGCGTCGGCCCGTGGCACTACGCCGTCGACCCGCTGAACGTCGTCGCGATCGAATGCCGGACGGGTCCCGCGTTGCCGCTGGTCCCGGGCCTGCCCGACGACGCCTACGCGCACGACGGGCAGCTCACCAAGCGCGAGGTCCGCGCGATCACGCTCGCCCGGCTCGGGCCGCTGCCCGGCGAACTGCTCTGGGACGTCGGCGGCGGCGCGGGGAGCATCGCGATCGAGTGGATGCGGACGCACCCGTCCTGCCGGGCCGTCGCGATCGAGCGGGACCCTGTGCGGGCGGAGCGGCTGGCGGCCAACGCCCGCGCGCTCGGCGTCCCGGCGCTGCGCGTCGTGACCGGGACGGCGCCCGCCGCGCTGCGCGGCCTCCCCGCGCCGGACGCGGTGTTCGTCGGCGGCGGCGTGACCGCCCCGGCCCTGATCGACACGTGTCGCACCGCGCTGCGGCCGGGCGGACGGCTCGTCGTGAACGCGGTGACCGTCGAGTCCGAGGCCGTCCTGGCCCGCGCCCGCGCCGACCACGGCGGCGACCTGACCCGCATCGACATCGCCCGCGCCGCCCCGGTCGGCGCGTTCACCGGCTGGAGGCCCGCGATGCCCGTGACGCAGTGGACGGTGACGCGATGA
- a CDS encoding pyridoxamine 5'-phosphate oxidase family protein, with product MQPVRSVDHRLSVDDPRVVAFWRERHLCTLTTLFPDGRPHVVPVGATLDPAAGLARVITSAGTVKARNIAADGSPVALCQVDGRRWTTIEGTAFVRTSPAEVADAEARYAERYRPPRPNPERVVLEIAIDRIIGGV from the coding sequence ATGCAGCCCGTCCGATCCGTCGACCACCGGCTCTCCGTGGACGACCCGCGCGTCGTCGCGTTCTGGCGCGAACGGCATCTGTGCACGCTGACCACGCTGTTCCCGGACGGGCGCCCGCACGTCGTCCCGGTCGGCGCTACGCTCGACCCGGCCGCGGGCCTCGCGCGGGTGATCACGTCGGCGGGGACGGTCAAGGCGCGCAACATCGCGGCGGACGGCTCGCCGGTCGCGCTGTGCCAGGTGGACGGACGGCGCTGGACCACGATCGAGGGCACCGCGTTCGTCCGGACGTCGCCCGCCGAGGTCGCCGACGCCGAAGCCCGCTACGCCGAGCGGTACCGGCCGCCGCGTCCGAACCCCGAGCGGGTCGTCCTGGAGATCGCGATCGACCGGATCATCGGCGGTGTCTGA
- a CDS encoding L-lactate MFS transporter — protein MGQRIQGRHRRVCGAPRWAVACGAVVFQIALGGVYAWSVFAHALQRPGTHFGLGRAASVLPFSVAIGVVFVGTTLGGRLQDRRGPRAAALLGGALYSTGALLASLVTDRDRFWFLLAAYGVVGGLGLGIAYIVPVAMLQKWYPERRGLITGVAVGGFGFGAVLVSPVAQWLVDAHPRVPTRAFLPLGLVSLALTTAGAMLFRNPPRRAAPTARSGDLTCADALRTRQWYLLTAMLTLNTVSGIGFVAVTAGAAAAITGIGPASAAALTGAMGLANGAGRVLWGWLSERYGRMRTFALILALMGASLVAVPYASSPVLFVPLAAVVFACFGGGYAVMPATAADFFGLAHAGQIYGLMNVAWSVGGVVGPLLVAALAAGGDYRTAFTVLGLLVLAATALPALTRPPVRRPSLAAAH, from the coding sequence GTGGGACAACGGATTCAGGGACGGCACCGGCGCGTCTGCGGCGCGCCGCGCTGGGCGGTCGCGTGCGGCGCGGTCGTCTTCCAGATCGCGCTCGGCGGCGTGTACGCGTGGAGCGTGTTCGCGCACGCGCTCCAACGTCCGGGAACGCACTTCGGGCTGGGCCGGGCGGCGTCGGTCCTGCCGTTCTCGGTGGCGATCGGCGTCGTGTTCGTCGGCACCACGCTCGGCGGGCGCCTCCAGGACCGGCGCGGGCCGCGCGCCGCCGCGCTGCTCGGCGGCGCGCTGTACTCGACGGGCGCGCTGCTCGCCTCGCTCGTCACCGACCGCGACCGGTTCTGGTTCCTGCTCGCCGCGTACGGGGTCGTCGGCGGGCTCGGGCTCGGCATCGCCTACATCGTCCCGGTCGCGATGCTCCAGAAGTGGTACCCGGAGCGGCGCGGCCTGATCACCGGCGTCGCGGTCGGCGGGTTCGGGTTCGGCGCGGTGCTCGTGTCGCCCGTCGCGCAGTGGCTCGTGGACGCGCATCCTCGCGTCCCGACCCGCGCGTTCCTGCCGCTCGGCCTGGTGTCGCTCGCGCTGACGACGGCCGGGGCGATGCTGTTCCGCAACCCGCCGCGCCGGGCCGCGCCCACCGCCCGCAGCGGCGACCTGACCTGCGCGGACGCCCTGCGCACCCGCCAGTGGTACCTGCTCACCGCGATGCTGACGCTCAACACCGTCTCGGGCATCGGGTTCGTCGCCGTCACCGCCGGGGCCGCCGCCGCGATCACCGGTATCGGGCCCGCGTCCGCCGCCGCGCTGACCGGCGCGATGGGCCTCGCGAACGGCGCGGGCCGCGTCCTGTGGGGCTGGCTGTCCGAACGCTACGGGCGGATGCGGACGTTCGCGCTGATCCTCGCGCTCATGGGCGCGTCCCTGGTCGCGGTGCCGTACGCGTCGTCGCCCGTCCTGTTCGTCCCGCTCGCGGCCGTGGTGTTCGCGTGCTTCGGCGGCGGCTACGCGGTCATGCCCGCGACGGCGGCGGACTTCTTCGGCCTCGCGCACGCTGGCCAGATCTACGGGCTGATGAACGTCGCGTGGAGCGTCGGCGGGGTCGTCGGGCCGCTGCTCGTCGCCGCGCTCGCGGCGGGCGGGGACTACCGGACGGCCTTCACCGTCCTCGGCCTCCTCGTCCTCGCCGCCACCGCGCTGCCCGCGCTGACGCGTCCGCCCGTCCGCCGCCCGTCCCTCGCCGCCGCGCACTGA